The nucleotide window agtgttcttgcctgaagaatcccagggacggggaagcctggtgggctgctgtctgtggggctgcaaagagttggacacgactgaagcaacttagcagcagcagcagcagcactcactGGGTGACTATAAGCTTCATCTGAATACATGCAGAAACAAAAGGGAAATGCCTTAGAAAGCTTCTGGGTACCAGCAAGAGGAGTGAGGGAGCTGGAGATGATGCTGAGATACAGTCTGTCTTTCCCACCTTACCTGAATTCCAGGACTATGTTTGCAACTGTGTATTTTAGGTGACGGAGTATAGCTGGACACGATACTATGTCTCGTACTGTGAACCTAACTCTACGTCTTCTGAAGGGAACCTTGGGTTGGATATCAGCTTCATCCCATCTGACAATGCTAGTACTGACCATAAGTAAAGCTTAGGGGTAGAGATAACCCTGTTATACTTTATTCTTCCAACTCTGCCACCTCTTTCTGAACAGAAACTGGGATCCCAGGGGCATCTGCTACTACGTGGTTAATGTATTGTCAGCATGCCAGAATCAAAAATCCTCACTCAGGAAGAGTCTAAACTAGGAAAGATAATCAAtcaaagaaaggagaaatcaTGACAGACAGGATGGAGGCAGACAAAGGTAATAACAACAGTGAATGATACCATCACTCTTTTCTACTGAGAATATTTCAGAAGCAAAGAATAACATCTTAACAGCTTTTCTCAGAGGAAGCACCAAGTCATAGATGGTTCTGAGAGAAGTTACAGGAGCTATTCTTCCCTAAGAAGGAAAATTAGAGTAAATTAAGGAGTCCATGGGATCTGAAGAAAACATGATATATAGCATTATGAGCTCTATTTATCTCTTtggttattttatagataaactgATAGTTATACTCTTTTGTACTGCTCTAGGCAGGGGTTGCAAAGCTGTCAAGTATCTACACACTGTGTAGCCATAAGTCAGTAAGATAATTTACTAAGATAGCTGCCTAGGTCTGGTGAAAGCAGATTGCTGTTTCATGATTGGTGCATCAGAGCCTGTTTTGATCCCTTGACTATACCAGATGGGAAAGTGGAGAGAACTGGAGGCACCAAGTAACACTAGAAGCCAGAGAGCTTCAAAATGTATGAGTACTAGAGTGGTACCATAGCCACTTATAACCAGAGACTATCTCTTGGAATTCAAGAAGATATGCTTGTAGGAAGCCTCATGGCATATTCAGACTGAAATAGATATGAATATAGTATGCTCAATTCATAGTTTTAAGTGGCATTCAATGTTTTGGGATCCAGTGGTTTGAACCTTCATGTAAGTAAAATTTTCTcaagagaataaactagtggtaGAAATGACTGTAGGGACAGAGGAGCACTAAAATGGCATGGATATCTTCTACCCCAAGGTAAATGGGATGTATGATAATGATTTTCCTCCTATTCAGAGTGCAGCAGGAAACAGTGTGCTTAGGAAAATGGTAATAATTAACCACTCATTTAATGTCTATACAATTTAATGTATGTACATGCCAAGTGGGcctctctgatggctcagtggtaaagaatcacctgcagtgcaggagacaaggttctatccttgggttgggaagatctcctggagaaggaaatggcaacccactccagtattcttgtctgggaaatcccatggacagaggagtctggcgggttacagttcatagggttgcaaagagtcagatttgacttagtgactaaacaatgacaacaacatgCAGAGTACTAAACAAAATATTCATACTTACTCATTCTGCAAaatggtggttaaaaaaaaatatggagacaTTGCACAGATGGGAAATTTTATCAGGTCCGAAATGATCTGAGGAGCCGGAAGATGTCACCTCTGCCACAAGTGCCAGAGAAGAATGTCAGGGATGCTCAGGGCAAAGCGCTTGGCACTGAGAGTCAGAGTAATGTCTATAGTCTAGCCCAATCAACCCTTCACAATACAGAAGTCATGTAGGGCTCTATCAGGTTGAAACTGGAGACAGGGAAGGCTTCCACATCCTTTGTAAATCAGGGGGCAGGCAGATCTTTTTAAGGTTATCATATATATTCTGTGTCTTTAGTGGTCAAACACTCCTAATCTAATCCTACGCCATTGACTAAGGCTTGCCATGCCTCTCATTTAAGGATTCTGCCAAGAAAAATTCCCCAAAATATGTaacaaagaaagaattctttTGAAGCAACAGGAAACAAAGATTAATGGAGGAATGTTTTCATTCTTATCTAAGATATTAAggcaaagaaaaatcagaattcatttcagaattaaaaagtgaaattccCTTTCCAGTATACAAATAATTCCTGACTTTCTTTAACAATTCCAGGAGTTGGATCTGATTCTTTTTACCCCTTATAACCTCCTGAGCAGTTTCTGGATTCCCTGCTTGATCTCCTTGGTTCTCACACCATAAACAATGGGGTTCAGAGCTGGGGGGATGAGGTGGTGCAGGATATTGAGCAGGATGGGGACATCTGGGGGAATCCTCTTCCTGGCCAGGTTAGTGATGACTAGGACCAGCAGGACTGTGCTGAAGAAGAGGATGAGGATGAAGTGGGAACCACAGGTGCTCAGGGCCTTGGCAGCAGCTCCCTCAGCTTTAATCCTTAGCACAGCTTTCAGGATAAAAGAGTAGGAGAGAATGATAAGGATGAGGTCAGAGCCCAGTAGGGTCCAGCCTGCCACAAACTGGTAGAGCCGATTGAAGGTGATGTCATCACAGGAGAGTTTGGACACAGACAGGTTAGTGCAGATGCAGTTCTTGATGATGTTCTCTGCACAGTATCTCAGTCTGGCAGAAAGGATtggaacaggaagaaaaaagaggcCATTCCGGGCCACCACAAAGATGGCAGCCCTAACTACAAATTGGTCAGTGATGATGGAGGGGTATCGTAGTGGgtgacagatggccacatagcggtcataggccatgaccATGAATGTGCAGGACTCCATGGCAAGGAAGCAATTCATGATGAACATTTGGAGGAAGCAGGCTGAGAAGCTGATGGACCTGAGGTCAAACCAGAAGATGGCCAGTACCTTGGGGATGACGGTGAGACAGAGTACAATGTCCAGCAAGGAGAGGAGGCTGAGTAGGTAGTACATGGGCTCATGCAGACAGGCCTCCAGCCGGATGGTGATCAGGAGGGTGGCGTTGGCCCCCATGGCCAGGACGAAGAGGAGACTGAGGGGCAGAGAGAGCCAGTGCTGCCAGCTCTGGTAGTTAGGGAAGCAGATGAGGAGGAATTCGGAGACTGGGGGAATGGAGTAGTTGCTGTATGATATCATGTAATGTTTTCTGATCACATTGAAAATTCAGTCCTTAAAATGTAAGACAGAATATATTACCACAGAAAGTATGCATTCTAGATATGCTCTTCACCTGTCCCAATGAAGTTTTCAAACCATCATCAATCATTGCTGACATTTAACTGAACAAACTTCATGCTATATTATGCTGAATGTTTATATTCATTAACTCATATCATCCTTTTAAAAGCACTTAAATATAACTAATATTGTTATTCTAAGTTTGCAGATAATGAAAGTGTACAGATAAAGGGGAGCAAGATAGTTTGATCAGAATTTAAAAGTTAGTATGTGAAGCCAGGACTGAGAACCAAGGAATCTGACTCTAGAGCTCTTTCACAATATTTAGCCTCAATAAGCACAGTTTAATTAAGGCTTTCCTTCCCTCAGAGTTTAGAAGGGACAGCCATACAGAGGGCTCTGTTCAGCTGACCACATGGAAGTCTTAGAAAAGCCCAGCCATTTCTGTACAATTGGACAGGGACTGACTTCAGGATTCTTTATCTTCATAAAAGATTAGAGGTAAATATTCCTTGACCCCACCCAAGGAGAATATGTTCTTCCAACCTCAAAGAGGATTTTACTTCAAGGCATAATGTTTATCATTCTCTTACTGGATTATTTGCTGCTATTTCTCTTTGTGAAATTTGAAGAGTGCTTTCTTTGGCTTGAGTCCTTTAGAAAAGACTGTGAATTTTCTATCCTAGTGACAGAGACAGTCAGTATTGAGGGATACCAGGAGGTTaccaaaagtaaaatagaaaactagTTAGTGAGTGAGTTTTAGGCATATTAACTTCAATAGGAATTCATATACCTTGTTAGCAAAATTATCTGTGATTTCTTGTGGCCGGACCCAATGATCCCAGCATTTGGAATCTGTTCTGTAAACTTATCTGCTTTGATTCCATTTGTTTCTTGGATTGGGTACTGTCTTATCCCCCTCACTGCTAAACAGAGATCAGGGTGAACCAAGTACTAAGAAGGCTGACAACAATGAATGCAACAGTCAAAGAACAGGAAAGAGCCAGAGAATCATGGCAGGATGAAGGCAGGAGCCCAGGCAGTCTATAATCAACAGAGTTACGGTTCTTAACGATGTTTATGAGTACTATCTGACAAGTATCATGTAGGAGGGTGAAGTGTGTGCAAGGAGGTATCAGACTTTTGCTGTCAGATAAGAATTGGAAAAaggactttcactttttatgtcTCAGACTTCCCAAATGCAGATTTTATCAATATAAcccatacacaaacacacacacaatttctacCCATTGTAGGGCTTTTAAGACAAACCAAGGATTCTGAGATTAAAACAGCAATAGGGAAAATTATGTATCAACTCTGTCCTGTATTTCGATTTGTGATTAAGAAAATTACCCTATGTGAATCAGAGAAATAAGAATAGTAGACATATCCACCTTTCCTGAAAAGGCTTCTCCTTTCCAATAACTTCAAGTTCTGAATCCTCAGAGTGGCTTGATCTATTTGAACAAATGAGAAAGAGTCAGTGCCTTCTCAGTACTTGGTCTTATCATAAAGCATACAAATGTATAACATGGATTAAGGAAAAACAGTTATCTTCTGAGAGCTTAATTAATAGAGGAAAATTAACCTATCAATACTTACAATACAGTATAGTTGTGACTCTAGTAAAGACGATCTTACAAGCAACTGGAAAGAGACAAAAGTACAGATGAATGAAACAATGTGTTATGCTTGAAATGTGGACCTTAGATGGAAAGGAATTCCAATTCTGGCTTTTATACTCATTGTACCACCCTGACAGCTATTTAAACTCTTTGGTACCTAGTTTTcccatttataaaacagataaatgataCTTAGCTTCAGTGTTTTTGGGGGGACAAAAAGGATCATTTCCTGAGATTCTGTTGCCCCAGGGATATGACAAGCTAAGAGCAtcagaacaggaaagaaaaagggaTAACATTCacctggagagaggggagggtcACTCTTATAGGTAATGGCAAGAGAAGAAATGTCTGCCTAGGTGGACTCAGTAATAAATAATGATGGGGTTTTCTGGGCTGGTAGATCCCAATTTCTTTggggagaggagatgggagagaaGAGCATCAGGAGACAGAGTTTACAGGCATGAAGGAGCATATGCAGCCATTCACAGCCCACCTGGCAATAGACATTGTCAGGTACATCCTAAGGAATCAACAGAGAATTTGACACAGGGAAGTGCCATGCTACAGACAGGACAAAGGAGACTTGCACACAAGCCTTTTAGAGAATCCTGAATAGTTCAAAGGAAAAATGATCAAGATCTGAACACAGGCATGTAAGTGGAGAAGAAAGGATGTATTAGAGGGATGAGGAGGACTCTTGAATTTGGTGTAAGAAAAGGCGAGATGCAGGGAGACTAGAGTTAAGAATGTCACCAAAAGTCTTTTAAGTGACATGGGAAAGAAATGTCCCTTTCAGACCTCCAATAACACTGATATAGTATAGCAATATACTTTCAGCTCCATCTTATAGTCTTTTAAATTCCTTAATAGCTGgaaccattttttttctctatatatgtatTCTCCTCATTGAAAGTAAGGCCTCTTATTCTAAGAAGTGAGGACTTTTTGGCCATCTAGGGCATAGATTTGATTGCCAATACTCCAATTCCATTAGTTTTTACTCACAGGCTGATATTTATAAAGGAGTGGCTGCTGTGATTCTTTGTTCCAGGTGCTAACAAAGAAAACATGTTCTCTGACCATGATATATTGAATCTGGAAAGGTCAGATAATAGGATATAATAGGATATCCAAGCTCAGAAATGGCTGCCTAGAAAAAGGAATGATCATCTTGGCTCACAGATGGATTTAGACTAGGTCGGAAAGAAAAATCCTGACCCAGCCAGACACACAGCCTTGGTCTCCCAGCCATGATATGGGTGAAGGGCTTTGAGCCTAGAGTTGTTTGAAGCCCATATACTTTGTATGGCCACAGGATCTAAGTATCTTCACAGGATCAACATCTGCACTAGGCCCTATTGAAAGCATTCCATCTCCTTTTTATTCCTGAACTCGCCTCCTTTCCTCATTGCCTCCTTCCTCACATTTTCCTGGCCCCAGCTTGGACTTACCACCTCCAGAAgctttgcactgctgctgcttctggttGTTGGGGAAAGTACCTGAACTGGCCCTTCCAAAGGCTCTACAGGCCAATTTTATGGGCTCTAGCTTCACTGTGCCCCTTCCATCCTCATTGCTCACAGGGGTTGGTCCCTTTGTCAGACACCTGTACCCCAAGGCCCTGTGGTCTATTTCCCAATAGAGTGTATTAATTCAGCACTGTgaacagagtgagagagagagagagagatcaaaaGCTCTTAGGCAatctgaataaagaaaaagaaaccccaaGAAAAGAAGTGTAAGAAAACTGAGGGATGAGAaccttctcagaaaaaaaaatttctatagtTGCACCTGTGGGGAAGGACAGAATAAATTACCCTCAGCAACTGTAAGTCTGTGTATGGAGGTGACAGAGGAACACCCCCAGTGATCAAAAGAGCAGGGATCTCAGAGGAGCATGGACCACAGGCAACCGTGGGGGCAGGAAGCATTTGCCATGTGTCCCATCCATGTGATGGAAGGATCAGTGGTTTGGATCCAAGCAAGTAGCTGGGAGTGGCCCTCTTTACAAGTGAACTCATGTCCAGGATTTCACCTTCATGACTGTTCTTTGTCTGAACTGTCACTATGGTTGTAGGAAATGCTACTGTTAACAATACACATCTTATACAGAGCAACACTTAGCATTGCTTTCTTGGGAAAACAAGAGGGATTGCCACCAGTACAGCCACCACTCTGAATTGAAAATCAGACCTGAAAATAGCCTCTCCTGTGAAGGTCTTCATATGCTTCTTAGGAAAGGGACACTCAGGCTAAATGTAGGATCTTTGGGACCTTGTGCACAGGAATCACAGAGAGGAGTCCAGGTGGAGTCTGGTTCTAGGTCTCACACTCTCCTACACACAACTGCTGGAGAAGGAGATAtcagggcaggaaaaaaaaaaagaagaagaagcagagaaaaagaggaaaggaagatagaaaaaaaaaagggaagggagagaaggaaagaggaagaggggagatTATTAAggaaacatcagatcagattagatcagtcgctcagtcgtgtccgactctttgcgaccccatgaatcacagcacgccaggcctccctgtccatcaccaacttccggagttcactcagactcacgtccatcgagtcggtgatgccatccagccatctcatcctctgtcgtccccttctcctcctgcccccaatccctcccagcatcagagtcctttccaatgagtcaactcttagaaTGACAAAGCTATTGAATGATTGTAGTTAATGTTTTTATGTATACAATTGAATTTACAAAATCACACAgctaaaaaaatgattttgtccATGCTTGtgagaaaatgaaactgaaatatGGCAGGTTTAAATTATCTACCCAATTCATATAGCTAACCATAGCCTAGGCAGGATAATAAAGGTGACTTCCAAATATTAAAATTCAAGTCTTTTTAGAAAAAAGTGAGCGTCAGGAGGTTCTTTCTCAAGAGTATATGGCACATTGACCATTCCATCACTCAGTGAAGAGCAGGAAGAATGATGCATGGTGATCACTATATCGTGTTTATTATTTGGTAAAGTGTGCAATCCATTTGGCTGAGAAAAAAAGATTGgtgcaaaagaaaatcaaaatttatGATTCCAAGCAAGGCAGAATTTGCCCCatagcaggaaaaagaaatgaaaagttataGTCTCAAGAATATCTTCTAGCTGATACTAGTCAGCTGGATAATGTAGTACAGAGCTCCTCAGACTTCTCTCAAGTAATCAACGTACCTAGGAAGTCAGGGAGCCTGCACCCACCTCACCCATGAGGAAACAAGACACATGGACCCATAAATGTCCCTCTTTTGGCTCAGTCTGCATACAAATCAATAGTTACTTTTACAGCAGTGATCATAGGTCTTTGGAAACTCTCAGCCTATTTTTCAAACAGGACACAGTTCTTAATTCTATTATAAACATCCAAGTAAATGCAACAAATTCAGTGACTTTGTTGAGGAAATCCATCAAGGTCTGTCTTCCCCAGATATAAACACCTCTAGTTCCCCTTCGCAATTAGGTCCCAACAACAGTGTCTCCTGACAGACAACAAACTACATGAACTCAAAGACTGAGCAGAAAATCatcatttgttttaattaaatgttGAACTCCTGAGGTCACCATGGCAGAGTGACAAGGGAGGTCTCAGGAGAACATTTACATGGTCCTGAGCTGGGGGCTGGGTCTGGGGATGGATTCAGATCTCTGCACCACATCCACTGGACTTCTATCCCTGGCATGCAGCTTACCTATGCTCCACCCAGTGCCTTCTCTTCTTCCTACTACAGGTGATGGGGATGACAGAAAACCATGGAAGGGATCTAAGTATGtccctctgcttctctttcttatGTCTAAAATAAAACATGGAGAATTACTTAATAAATCATCTGGAAGATGCAAACAAGAGGTAGATCAGGCTGTAGGGTAGACAGTGTCTCAGACAGACCAGAAAAGCCATAGAAATTTCCCAAGATTCTCCTACCGCTTCTCACCTTTCTCACGCCACAGTTGGATTTTTGCTTGGCCATCAGTGTATATAAATggtagttcaattcagttcagttcagtcacttagtcgtgtccaactctttgcaaccccatggactgcaacacgccaggtttccctgtccatcaccaactcccaagctcgaactcatgtctattgagtcagtgatgccatccaactatctcatcctctgtcattcccttctcctcccgccttcaatctttcccagcatttggttcttttcaaatgagtcagttcttcgcatcagggggccaaaatattggagtttcagcttcagcatcagtccttccaatgaatattcaggactgattttctgtaggatggactggttggatctccttgcagtccaagggactctcaagagtcttctccaacaccacacttcaaaagcatcaatt belongs to Bos indicus x Bos taurus breed Angus x Brahman F1 hybrid chromosome 15, Bos_hybrid_MaternalHap_v2.0, whole genome shotgun sequence and includes:
- the LOC113904829 gene encoding olfactory receptor 56A4-like, which gives rise to MISYSNYSIPPVSEFLLICFPNYQSWQHWLSLPLSLLFVLAMGANATLLITIRLEACLHEPMYYLLSLLSLLDIVLCLTVIPKVLAIFWFDLRSISFSACFLQMFIMNCFLAMESCTFMVMAYDRYVAICHPLRYPSIITDQFVVRAAIFVVARNGLFFLPVPILSARLRYCAENIIKNCICTNLSVSKLSCDDITFNRLYQFVAGWTLLGSDLILIILSYSFILKAVLRIKAEGAAAKALSTCGSHFILILFFSTVLLVLVITNLARKRIPPDVPILLNILHHLIPPALNPIVYGVRTKEIKQGIQKLLRRL